A stretch of the Capsicum annuum cultivar UCD-10X-F1 chromosome 8, UCD10Xv1.1, whole genome shotgun sequence genome encodes the following:
- the LOC124886590 gene encoding zinc-finger homeodomain protein 9-like: LQFRVKPFPWSNGVLKRKNPLHHQHHHLVIYKEVQEPVVVPPPPIATAVLEYQLHHRHHLSPPTLPLPLSLPPRDGDHSSPNSPSPLPISYAYSNGRKRFRTKFTPDQKVKMLEFSESVRWRMQDLVNNFC, encoded by the coding sequence CTCCAATTTCGAGTGAAGCCTTTCCCTTGGAGTAATGGTGTacttaaaaggaaaaatccaCTTCACCATCAACATCATCACCTTGTTATTTACAAAGAAGTCCAAGAACCCGTTGTGGTTCCTCCTCCGCCCATCGCCACCGCCGTTCTTGAGTACCAACTTCACCACCGCCACCATCTTTCTCCTCCAACTCTGCCTCTACCGCTGTCGTTGCCACCGCGTGATGGGGACCACAGTAGTCCGAATTCTCCATCTCCACTGCCGATTTCTTATGCTTATTCTAACGGGAGAAAGCGTTTTAGGACGAAATTCACTCCAGATCAGAAGGTGAAAATGCTGGAATTTTCAGAAAGTGTTAGGTGGAGAATGCAAGATCTGGTGAACAATTTCTGCTAG